In the genome of Chryseobacterium sp. G0186, the window ATTAAATAAATACATCTTAAACAATATATTATTTTATATATTCTAAAAATAAATAAAACTTTGGAAAATGATTTTATCTTCGAAAGAAAAAGCCATAAAATGATAAAAAAATAAATGAATAATGACAAGCACAAGAGTATATATACTAAATAAATATCTTATATACAATATATTATTATATATATTTTAATAATTTAATTTATTGTATTTAAATCTAAAAAAGCTATCCTTAAGGATAGCTTTTATGTGGTTATATCATTTAGTATTCCTGGACTAAAACATCAGCAGAGATATGAAGCTCATGGCTGATCTTTCTAATTTGTGAAAGATTTAATTTCCTTTTCCCGGTTAAGATTTCAGATTTTCTGGATCTTCCAAGTATTTTAGCAAGATAGGTTTCCCCCACACCCATCTGATCCAGACGAAACTTTATCGCCTCAATAGGATTAGGCTTTTCCATCGGGTAATGCTCTTCTTCGTAATTTTTTACAAGAATGGAAATCACTTCTAATTCATCTGACTCTTTAGAATCTTCTTTAAGGTCTTTTTGCATTAATGCATAAATTCTTTCAAGATATTCTTCGTATTGTACTTCAGTTTTAATTGGTCTTAACATATTCGATTTTTTCGGCGTCTATTTTATCATATTCCTTATGAGCTCCAAACCAAACAATAAAAACAATTTTCAGTCTGTACTCAATATCTACAATCAAACGATAAGTATTCCCGTGGATATTAAAAACCACTCTCTTATCGCTAAGTATGGAAGCATTTCCATACTGTGCTTTTAATTCATTAGGATTATTCCATTCTGCATTAAGACATTCATCATACCACGCTAAAAGAGGCTGCTCAGACCTGGGAAAATCTTCTATGAATGATTTTAAAGTTTTAACGGCAATAATTCTCATATACAAATATACAAAAATGTTACCAATTTGGTAACATTTGTTTTTTTATTATGTTCCTTAAGGTTTTTCAGGTAAAAGTAAATGGAGAGGGCGACAGAAACTGTCGTATTTAACATAAAGTAGATTATAACAACAATCAATAATTTACATAAGTACTAATAATCAATTAATTACGTTAATTATGGATTTAACAATTATTTAATTCATAATTTTCTATTCAATATCTTATTCTTTCAACAAAAAATACCGGCAATTTAGGTGTCTGTTTTTTATCATTTCATTAAATTCATAAAGCTTTTATAATCAAAGTAAAAAACCAGATATCCTTACTCTATATTGGAAAAAATGGCAGTCCAATTACAGGAGGTAAAGCTTACCTATTAAAACTGAAATTTTTATTATCGATGCAAATCAGAATTCCGTCGGATAAAAACCCATTTCCATCGAAGCATTTTGTTTTCCGTTCATAGATATAGCAAATTTGGTTTATCAAAAAAAAACAACCATGAAAAACCAAATCAACTCTCTAGAATCAAAACTGGTAATCAGAAAAAAAGTTATTAAGAATTACGCAACAACAAAAGAAATTAAAGAACAGTCCGTAACAGTTTCTGTTAGTTCTACATTTTTCTAAAAAATATACATTTTAAAGTCATGTGGGTAGCCTGTAAAATAATATCCAACAATTTTCTCCTTTACAATAAATTTAAGGAGTTTATCAATCAAACTCCTTTCTTCGTTTTGGAAGAAGAAAGTTCGGATTCTGAAGAGAATCAAATTATCTTTTGGGATATAGATTCAATAAATATAGATACAAATCATTGTAAGGAAAGAATAAACAGAGGATGTTTAATCATCATTATATCATCCTTATTTTCAAAAGATATGATCTCAAATATATTTGACCATAATCATTTGACAAAAATAGGGATCCTGAACAAAAGTGTTTTATATCCTCAGTTTGTAGAGGAACTCAGCAGAATAATCGATGAAAAAAATAGGGTATTAAATCCCTAATAGTCCAAATAGCTCATCCTTTTTGGTGGTAGCAATAGTGATGGCTTTTCCGTTATTCAGTTCAATAACGTTTCCTGAAACAGATTTTATTGAAATTAATTTTACAATAAAAGAACGTTGAACTCTGAAAAATTTGGGAGGAACCAAGATGTCTTCCATAGATTTTAAGGTAGCCAATGTTGTAAAGGATTCTGTATCTGTAACAATTTTAAGATAATCTCCCAGAGCTTCTACATACAGAATGTCATCTAAGATTACCTTTACGAGTTTTCCATTTACTTTAATAAAAATACGATCTACCGGGGTTTGTGTTTCCGGAGAAGAAGTCTCCGCCTTGGAAACAGTCTGCATCCTTTCTTTAGCACGATTTACCGCTTTAAGGAAACGATTATAGGCGACTGGTTTTACAAGATAATCAACAACCCCGTTTTCAAAGCCTTCTAACGCAAAATCTCTGTGAGCCGTGATAAAAATAATAGAGGGTGGTTTTGTAAGTGAGCGGATAAGATCAATCCCGCTGATCTTGGGCATCTGAATATCACTGAAAATAATATCCACTTCATTGGACTGAAGATAGGTTAATGCGTCAATTGGATCATCATAGGAGGCCTGTAATTCCAAGAAAGGGATTGTTTTTACAAAATCTACTATAAGTTCTTTACCAATAGGTTCATCATCAATTACGATACATCGAAGTTTTTCACTCATCAGGCTAAATTTATTGAAAGCGAAACAAAGAAACTTAATTCCCTGTCTTCTATTACTATTTCATGGTTATTAGGATAAATAAGGTTTAATCTTTTCTCTACATTTTTCACCCCTATTCCCCCTAAAGATGTTTTTTTAACACCATTATTTTCCTTATCATTCTCGATAGCAAAGTAAAAAATATTATTCACAATATTAATACTAATTTTCAAAAAATTATTCCCCGTAGATTTTAATCCATATTTGAAAGCGTTTTCGATGAATGTAAAACACAGTAATGGTGCTATCTGAATATGATCAATATTATCCTCTACAGAAATATCTAAAGTGATCTCTTTATCTGCAGCGTATCTCATTCTTTCCAAATAAAAATAATTTTGAATAAAATCCAGTTCTTTCTGAACCAAAACTTTCTCAGTATTAGACTCGTATAGCGTATAGGCCATGAGGTCCGAAATATTGATAATTGCATCCGGAGCACTTGGATCTTTCTTCACAACCAATCCGTATAGGTTATTCAGGGTATTAAATAAGAAATGAGGGTTGAGCTGTGCTTTCAAAAAGTCTTTTTCTATATTAAGATTTTGAAGTTCTAGATCCAACGTTTGTTTTTGAAGATGGATCGTTCGGCTAAAAAGCCTTGAGATATCAAACAAGATCTTAACGAAAAAAGGAGGCGAAAAGGAATAAATTACCAACGTTGCATTTCCAAAAACAGCTTTATAAGACAGGGTCTCCAGGTAGGATTGATTGGCATTCTTACTGATAACCCCTTTCAACGGTCCATCATGAATATCAATCCCCAAATTATATAGAACACTGAGTTGCAAATGATTAACAGCCATCCAAACATAAATAGAAGCAGGAATACTGAGAATAATAAAAACGATTCCCCATACTCTGCTTTTAAATATTTTCGGAACAACGGCATAAAAGAACAGATAAAAAACAGCCATATTATTAATCGTTCCACGCCCTGTTAACAACAAACTCAACTTAAAAGGGATTTTCAGCTCCAGGAAATAGTTAAAAAAAAGTAATATCGCAAAGAAAATCCACATACAGACATGACAAAGAAACCGGTTACCCGGAGTATAAAACTTATCAAAATTAAACTGTGAAATTTTTTCTAAAAAAGGACTTATCTTTTGGTTTGATGTATCCATATAATTATCTTATCTGACTTAAAATTCTACTATAATATTTTGTAGCAAAGGAATACGTCATAAATTCCAAAGCGCGTTGTTCTGAGGAAAACCATCTATTGATACTCATATGAATATAACTGGACAGCTTTTCTTTACAAAGTTTTAATTTTTCTATTTCCAGATTCCTTTGATTAAATTCTTTTTCAAACTCAGAAGTCATAAAAAAGGAATATAAATGATCTTTTAAAAGCCTGAATTTTGAATTGATATGGGTCTTCAGATCACTGGAAAACTCTTTTAGAAATACATTTTCCATCGCTTTACAAAAGTCCATTTTTTCCTGTAAAGATAGTTCGAATAAAGAAAGCCAACCGTCTACATTCTTCACTGCAGCAAATAATCTTATATCTTCATTCTCCACAAAGCTTTCATGATCTAATAAATTCAAGAGCAATACACTATCATGATAAAAGGCAACTTCTGTATCTTCAATATATTCAGGATCATACCTTTCCAATTCTCTCTGGTAAGAATCAATCTGAAGATTCCAGATCATTTCATCTTGAAAATAGGGATTTAATGAGTTATATAACTTCTGAAGAACTTCAGCATATGATTTTTTATCATGTAGGTTTAATCTTAGTCTAAGATGATAATGAGGATCTGTATATCTAATAAAGAAAGCAGATTTTATACTACCTTCATCGATAAGCTGATCTAATATGGGCTTAATTTCATTTGACAGGAGATAGTCTGAAATGTTAGAATTGCAATACATTTTCAAGTATAACCATTCGCTTCCGGGAGCAAAACTCCTTTGTACTAAAGTTTCTTTGTACAGTTCCGGAGTATCGGAATAAGATGATTTGAAGCGTTTGTTTTCTAAAGGAAGAACTATTTGCTCATTATACTTTTTACCTCCTATAGGTTGCACCCATTCTGATAATTGTATATTCTGGTTATTCTTTAATTCATCAATCAATAAAGAAAGATAGGCGTCATTTGTGGTATCCAGAAAGAGCTCGTTATCTCCTTGAACCAGTACAACAAATTTTGGCACCTCCCATTTTTGGAGAAATTTTTTTAATTCCAATAATGGCTTTTCTGCTTTTTTGATCAAATTAATATCATTCTCATAAAGGAACCAGGAGGCTCTATGCAAAACGATATTCTGATAATTGATCCTTGGAAAAAACCTTTTTTTTGTCTTTGAATAATTGATATTCAGATTGAGGTTATTCTGATGCTGAGATTGTATGACTCCTAAAAATTTATAGGCTGCACTTTCGCTATTATAAAAATTATGCGCGTTGGAAAGCTTAGGAATAACTCTTTTATTAAGCTTTTTTGATCTTAAAATAATCTCAGCTCCTTTTACGGATATCAGAATGTCACTGAGTAAAATCTGCTTCTCTTGATCACTACTGCTGTTCGCAAAAATAGGAATTTCATATTCTGAGAACTTAGGCCTCCTTGTGATATTGGCAATTCGCTTTTCAGGAATATAAATGACTTCAGCAAAAATGATTTCAGAGGAGATCTCTTTTTCTTTTTGATGGATTTCATCACAAAAGTCTTTTATTTTTTCATCCATCAATGCAAATCTTCCTAAGATTGAGCTTGCTCCGGATGTTCCGATATTCTGTAGAAAAAAACAATCTTCATAGGGAGATCCTATAATACAAAAGTTCTGTATTGTAAGGGCTTCTTCATCTAATTTTAAATCGATATTCTCCAGATAGATGATTTCTTTTTTATCTTTTTCTATCAGATCCAAAAGAAAGTCTAAATTAAATGTCGATTCTTTTTTTTTGGAGGAAGCTCTATCGGCCACTCCTTCTATGAGAGCATTCCCTTTAAAGTTTCCTATTTGAGATGCTGCGGGAAACCCAAGTCCAAATTCTGAATCCAAAACTTCCACAAGAGGAACTTCCCTGGATTCATATTTTACACTAAAGTTCTTTTTAAACTCTTCTAAATCCTTATGTGCTGAGTTGTTGGTTCCTAATGCATGTAATATAGAAATGGACGTATTGATATTCCGAAGTGTTCTTTCATTCATTTCGAAATTACTTTCTGAAGAATGCTTTAAATCAACATGGAAGAAATGGGTTTTCTCTATTCCGATAGATTGAACCAGGTTTTTAAGTTGAGTAATTTCAGAAAAGGGAAGATAAGAAACGGGCGTTTGTTCTATAAGAGATACGCAATGTTCCACTTCTTTAAAAATTTGCAGATAAAGTTCTGCCTCAGACACACCTTCGGTGTGTAGGTCATTCAGTATATTCTTTATATTACTTATATTATCTGAGGTAAGGGTAAGCTGGAGTTCGC includes:
- a CDS encoding LytR/AlgR family response regulator transcription factor, with protein sequence MSEKLRCIVIDDEPIGKELIVDFVKTIPFLELQASYDDPIDALTYLQSNEVDIIFSDIQMPKISGIDLIRSLTKPPSIIFITAHRDFALEGFENGVVDYLVKPVAYNRFLKAVNRAKERMQTVSKAETSSPETQTPVDRIFIKVNGKLVKVILDDILYVEALGDYLKIVTDTESFTTLATLKSMEDILVPPKFFRVQRSFIVKLISIKSVSGNVIELNNGKAITIATTKKDELFGLLGI
- a CDS encoding type II toxin-antitoxin system HigA family antitoxin, with translation MLRPIKTEVQYEEYLERIYALMQKDLKEDSKESDELEVISILVKNYEEEHYPMEKPNPIEAIKFRLDQMGVGETYLAKILGRSRKSEILTGKRKLNLSQIRKISHELHISADVLVQEY
- a CDS encoding type II toxin-antitoxin system HigB family toxin; its protein translation is MRIIAVKTLKSFIEDFPRSEQPLLAWYDECLNAEWNNPNELKAQYGNASILSDKRVVFNIHGNTYRLIVDIEYRLKIVFIVWFGAHKEYDKIDAEKIEYVKTN
- a CDS encoding lantibiotic dehydratase codes for the protein MNKYETYDKYVIRKPLFSYDILFNDQEETRNIEEVVKELIDNDTFVSSIYWSSPDLYALIISYRKKQLKEDKIPRLLHTLKKYVIRSSTRCTPYGTMAGVALQHIGNAPDTEPIARKARIDMDFLTEIKSHIENNENIRGKLRYKVNNTLAKIPGQYRYQEPVKTDTGEKHQLSSLEVNEYLERISDIAHFTKYSEIKKIFSENFEDAAISEFLDELIDIKFLISELQLTLTSDNISNIKNILNDLHTEGVSEAELYLQIFKEVEHCVSLIEQTPVSYLPFSEITQLKNLVQSIGIEKTHFFHVDLKHSSESNFEMNERTLRNINTSISILHALGTNNSAHKDLEEFKKNFSVKYESREVPLVEVLDSEFGLGFPAASQIGNFKGNALIEGVADRASSKKKESTFNLDFLLDLIEKDKKEIIYLENIDLKLDEEALTIQNFCIIGSPYEDCFFLQNIGTSGASSILGRFALMDEKIKDFCDEIHQKEKEISSEIIFAEVIYIPEKRIANITRRPKFSEYEIPIFANSSSDQEKQILLSDILISVKGAEIILRSKKLNKRVIPKLSNAHNFYNSESAAYKFLGVIQSQHQNNLNLNINYSKTKKRFFPRINYQNIVLHRASWFLYENDINLIKKAEKPLLELKKFLQKWEVPKFVVLVQGDNELFLDTTNDAYLSLLIDELKNNQNIQLSEWVQPIGGKKYNEQIVLPLENKRFKSSYSDTPELYKETLVQRSFAPGSEWLYLKMYCNSNISDYLLSNEIKPILDQLIDEGSIKSAFFIRYTDPHYHLRLRLNLHDKKSYAEVLQKLYNSLNPYFQDEMIWNLQIDSYQRELERYDPEYIEDTEVAFYHDSVLLLNLLDHESFVENEDIRLFAAVKNVDGWLSLFELSLQEKMDFCKAMENVFLKEFSSDLKTHINSKFRLLKDHLYSFFMTSEFEKEFNQRNLEIEKLKLCKEKLSSYIHMSINRWFSSEQRALEFMTYSFATKYYSRILSQIR
- a CDS encoding sensor histidine kinase codes for the protein MSLLLTGRGTINNMAVFYLFFYAVVPKIFKSRVWGIVFIILSIPASIYVWMAVNHLQLSVLYNLGIDIHDGPLKGVISKNANQSYLETLSYKAVFGNATLVIYSFSPPFFVKILFDISRLFSRTIHLQKQTLDLELQNLNIEKDFLKAQLNPHFLFNTLNNLYGLVVKKDPSAPDAIINISDLMAYTLYESNTEKVLVQKELDFIQNYFYLERMRYAADKEITLDISVEDNIDHIQIAPLLCFTFIENAFKYGLKSTGNNFLKISINIVNNIFYFAIENDKENNGVKKTSLGGIGVKNVEKRLNLIYPNNHEIVIEDRELSFFVSLSINLA